GGTGAACCGGGACCGTCTGGACGGCCGAGGCCGGGGAGAAGGCAGCCGGCCCTGAAGCGGGCAGAACTCGAAGATGCTTCGATAGGAGCTGTTTCTGCATGTGCTGCTGGGCTTGTAGCTGGAGGAGcttgtatttatctatttcttccggAGAAAATGTGATTGGCTGTTGAATTAAAGGGGGCGAGCTGGATTTATGGCACGCTTCTGATTCATCTTCTACTTTGTCATGCTTCTGCATAGTTCTGTCACAGTAAGGGTTTATATTTCCCTCTCCATGATTCATAGGCAGGCTCACATCCTCCAAGCCTAGTTTAATCTGGTCCTCTTTGGTCTCTGTTGAATCTGTAACACCAGTATATCTGTTAGATGGAAAAGCACCAGGGAAATCATTTGGTACTGGGTCACGGCGCTGAATAAAATGTTGGACTTCACCAATTAAAGGTTTTacttgttcttttgttgttgggtTCTTTTTCATGTTTGGTGACTGAGAATCTGCTACCACATGAATTAGACCTTTAGAAAGATGGTTATTACAATCAGGATCTCCTAAAACAGCGACATTATTTGTCGGTGAACTTCTGACTTGGTCTTTCTCTAGAGTCCTTTGAATCGCACTGCCTTGATCATTCGTTTTTTTCCTTGCGTTCTGTGTTTTTTCAGACAAAGGCAATGCTGGTGGGTGACAGCCCAGTGGTGTAAATTGAATTGTGCATTGAATTTGTGAATGAGTCTCTGATTCGTTTTTGTGATTCTTTGAAGAGACCTCAAAATTAGTTGATTGTTCCTGACATCGCTTGGCTTGCACTCTTTCTAAAAGACTTTTGGCTGTCAGGGgggtcctctctccttccttcaacTCTGTGGTTTCTGAAGGGCTGCTGGAACAGTTTCTTAGAAGGCAGCTGATGTTCCCAGAGTGACACTGCATGGAATTTACTTTTCCCAGGTCACAAATATGAGGGCTGTCCGAAGACTCTTGACTTCTCTTGCTTTTATTTAAGCAATAAACACTCTCTCCTGAGTGAGAGCCCCATCTGCCGTGCCGAGGTCCCTGGCAATGTGGTGGCTTTTCACTGTTCCCAGGACAGGACAGCTGTGAGCTAGAATCACAGTGGGGGATTCTCCTGGATTTGGTCCCTGAAAACTGCTGCTGATTTTTGCCTGGTTTAGGTCTTTGTCTACAGCGACCGTATTTATGTGTGGAGTATTTTTCATTCTTAGCCGATTCCCACGATCTGCAATTCCGATCTCTCTGTATTTCAGATGGCAGGCAGGTGCCCTTGACCATCTCCTCAGATGGGCAGAGGCAGCTGTGTTTTTGGTGTCTCCTTTTGCGCCTTTCAGAGGAGTTGTGTTCCCTTTtgcaaaagaagaacaaattaccTTGGCCATTCCCCCTAGACTTAGGACTTGAACAACCACTTCTCAGGCTGGATATGCTGCGGGGGCACGTGTCTGAAGGGCTAGAAAGCCTAGTCAGAGACAGGTTTGGGGAATCTCTCCTGCAAGTTTGGTTTCTACATCCGGAAGTCCTGTGGGTCATGCCTGTGTGGTTACTATTCAAAATTACACTGAAGTCCTTCTCGTGACCACCGTGACCCCTCACTGGGTAAGAACTAGAATTCCGGGTGAACTGATTTGCATCTTCAAAATCTGAATGAAGATTGCGAGGAATCAGTTTTGGTTTCTTAGTCCTCGAGATATAAGGAGAAAAAGCTAGGCCCTCACTTGCTTCATTTAGGATGACCCTTTGACAGCTTTGCCAGTGGGCCCTGGAAGGTTCCTTAAGTTCCTTATCactattattgttgttttctaCACAGTTCTTCAGAGAGATATCAAGGTAAGCAGGCACTTCAggatttttcatttccaaatcaCTTGCGCTAAAATTATGTTGATTCATATTTGGCTTAGAATTGTTGCAgctcaaattatattttctctggaaattttcccaatctggatTAGCTATCATCATCTTTGGTTTCGGAGACCGATCATCTTCCTGGATCAATTTTTGTTGGTCTTCGGTTAAACCTGAGACTTGGCTCTGTATTGTTGTCTTCATTTCCGAGGGCTCCTTCATCAGTTCTGTTTTTAGGTCCTCTGAATCATGGTCACTCTTGGCGTTCCGAGAAAGcttaaaatcaaaatacaagGGGTTGCATCCGTAAGAGATGCAGGGCTCTGTTTTTGTGAAGAGCAGAAGTTCCGTGGGCCACTGGAGAGTGGTGTGGCCATCCTTACTTTGTACGTGGAGAAAAGGCAATGGTTTCGACTTCGTATCGTGGGGACACACGTCTCTTACAAGGCTAACTCCTTCTGTTTCATCTAAAGATGCGTCTCTCATCTCCATTCCGGAGTCGGGATTCAGATGCACTGTACTGTTTTGCTTACTCGGCTCCAGCGATGGAAACTCATCCAGACACTCAAATATCCTGGCATCACTGGGCTTGTAAATGTTTGGTGGGCTGGAGGAAGCTCTTGCTTGGCATGAGTGATGAATGCAGTTTTCTGAAGAGTTCTTCAGTGTacttctagtttctttttctctgctgcaAGGAGTCAAATCCACATCCGAAAGATGAACATCAGATTTAGAGAATGAAGCATGAATGCCAATCGAATCTTCTACCGTTTCATCAATAGAGTCATTTTTGTTTTGCAGGATTTGAGAGCTTATGGAGAAGGTATTGTGTAAGACACTCTCCAGATGGCGTGGTGTGATGTTTATATCTTTTTCCTTAGCGAGCTGCGTATTCTCATTTGCAAACCTGCGGCACTTGCATTTCTCTgcagtttgttttgctttgtaggTGGGTGACTTGTTACAATCATGGCTTTCCTCTGTGTTCTCACTGAAAACAGAGGCTGAAGATTCTAATTTCAAATGcacttttttggaaaaagaaaacgaTACTCCTGTCCTGTGGTTTGCATTGCTGAGATCCAAAGAGGTTTGTGATACCCGATTTCCGAACAAATAACGTCTGTCCGTTTGCAACTGGTGTCGGTTTTGCATGGCAGACCGTTGTTTATCGGCAATGCTTCTGGGCAGATTCTTTCCTTTAAGGAGAAGAGTGCTTTTCATGCACGATACCTTCCTGCCATTCTTAACTGGGAAAATTCCTTGCTGGAGTTGCTTTTCTATGGCTATCCTGGGAGCTTTGTATGCTGGTCCATTTCCAGAAACACtgtaaatacaataaatatttacatgacTAAAACATTAGATTTgaaattttatctatatatacatttgtTAGCATTTTTATCATGAGTTACTTTCTTTACGAAAGATAACTATTTCACCGTGTTTATACAACTCACAACACCCATGTTTCATAGAGGCTGTTTCTAAAATGCGTCACTTAAGTGTGTTCTTTTGAAATTAGCAAGAAGCAATAGCAGGTGACTATCTTATGCTTGTgctgcagaagaaaataaagtgctACATTTACATCCCAATAGATGTTCTGCAGAACCTAtggggttttgctttttgttt
This genomic stretch from Mustela erminea isolate mMusErm1 chromosome 11, mMusErm1.Pri, whole genome shotgun sequence harbors:
- the ZNF804B gene encoding zinc finger protein 804B, producing the protein MACYLVISSRHLSNGHYRGIKGVFRGPLCKNGSPSPDFPEKEKSTAKALEDVKANFYCELCDKQYHKHQEFDNHINSYDHAHKQRLKELKQREFARNVASKSWKDEKKQEKALKRLHQLAELRQQSECVSGNGPAYKAPRIAIEKQLQQGIFPVKNGRKVSCMKSTLLLKGKNLPRSIADKQRSAMQNRHQLQTDRRYLFGNRVSQTSLDLSNANHRTGVSFSFSKKVHLKLESSASVFSENTEESHDCNKSPTYKAKQTAEKCKCRRFANENTQLAKEKDINITPRHLESVLHNTFSISSQILQNKNDSIDETVEDSIGIHASFSKSDVHLSDVDLTPCSREKETRSTLKNSSENCIHHSCQARASSSPPNIYKPSDARIFECLDEFPSLEPSKQNSTVHLNPDSGMEMRDASLDETEGVSLVRDVCPHDTKSKPLPFLHVQSKDGHTTLQWPTELLLFTKTEPCISYGCNPLYFDFKLSRNAKSDHDSEDLKTELMKEPSEMKTTIQSQVSGLTEDQQKLIQEDDRSPKPKMMIANPDWENFQRKYNLSCNNSKPNMNQHNFSASDLEMKNPEVPAYLDISLKNCVENNNNSDKELKEPSRAHWQSCQRVILNEASEGLAFSPYISRTKKPKLIPRNLHSDFEDANQFTRNSSSYPVRGHGGHEKDFSVILNSNHTGMTHRTSGCRNQTCRRDSPNLSLTRLSSPSDTCPRSISSLRSGCSSPKSRGNGQGNLFFFCKREHNSSERRKRRHQKHSCLCPSEEMVKGTCLPSEIQRDRNCRSWESAKNEKYSTHKYGRCRQRPKPGKNQQQFSGTKSRRIPHCDSSSQLSCPGNSEKPPHCQGPRHGRWGSHSGESVYCLNKSKRSQESSDSPHICDLGKVNSMQCHSGNISCLLRNCSSSPSETTELKEGERTPLTAKSLLERVQAKRCQEQSTNFEVSSKNHKNESETHSQIQCTIQFTPLGCHPPALPLSEKTQNARKKTNDQGSAIQRTLEKDQVRSSPTNNVAVLGDPDCNNHLSKGLIHVVADSQSPNMKKNPTTKEQVKPLIGEVQHFIQRRDPVPNDFPGAFPSNRYTGVTDSTETKEDQIKLGLEDVSLPMNHGEGNINPYCDRTMQKHDKVEDESEACHKSSSPPLIQQPITFSPEEIDKYKLLQLQAQQHMQKQLLSKHLRVLPASGPAAFSPASAVQTVPVHQHASITTIHHTFLQHFAVSASLNSHGGPLPIAHLHPLSQPHFTPFAFSPLTPTIIPAHPTFLAGHPLHVVTAAPFHPPHITLQPLPSAALIPTLFGPHLNPATASIIHLNPLIQPVFQGQDLCHHSCSSQMQPLNGVKEALNVSAHLN